A region from the Aegilops tauschii subsp. strangulata cultivar AL8/78 chromosome 5, Aet v6.0, whole genome shotgun sequence genome encodes:
- the LOC109754325 gene encoding B3 domain-containing protein_Os12g40080-like encodes MPFLSFRWNSIPVQNDNVVVCLFMQTIPQKFVENFKGQISEVIKIEAPDGNIFNVQATKNLDKIVLGSGWGVFISFYEVKEGNFLVFRYMGDSHFKVLIFDFGSCCEKEVFHVLVNCGSNAQEKDIHLDQSPLSERRCQNGGSSNSGSHRRCEHCDVHFYWHHMDDRQKHFLRLMFGDFRQEISIPEKFVNNFRGRISKVMKLEAPDGNVYNIQVINDLNKIVLRSGWAAFASAYELKEHDLLVFRYIGDSHFKVLIFNPSGCEKEVFHIVMNHTPNLPEAGISHDRSFLKETRHRDCESRDNNSRKTKKMTPLYSPSLRSAEGVTSPEDTLNSGGLRETTKPRYVLAMGCNLTTVQKAEVNALVRKVRPAIPFYITAMNKTSMSGSLVICKDYAAKYLPDEDQFITLCHPHKSNIWIDNLKVITDGSRMLSVGWSCFVLHNELRESDICLFEVSKNDGEVTMVVHSLEGAHHLQGKELESQKKRRYPVKAEATEDEESDKEHVESNYYYSRHANGLTSDEQEDIFRSELIQQGNPVYIALLGKNHLKKRNNLLTISRKFAAKHLAARSHDILLLRHNRGKKWCVRYYYHSIFRGFCNSPWTKFVHDNKLREGHICVFELIKGVPKAMMIVHVFRKVDGRLALLD; translated from the exons ATGCCCTTTCTCTCCTTCAGATGGAATTCCATCCCTGTTCAGAATGATAATGTCGTTGTTTGCTTGTTCATGCAGACCATACCACAGAAGTTTGTGGAGAATTTCAAAGGTCAGATCTCTGAAGTTATCAAGATAGAAGCGCCTGATGGAAACATATTCAACGTTCAGGCTACCAAGAATCTAGACAAGATAGTCCTGGGATCTGGATGGGGGGTATTTATCAGCTTTTATGAAGTAAAAGAGGGCAATTTCCTGGTCTTTAGGTACATGGGGGATTCTCACTTCAAAGTTCTGATATTTGATTTTGGAAGTTGCTGTGAGAAGGAAGTGTTCCACGTTCTCGTGAACTGCGGCTCTAATGCCCAAGAAAAAGACATTCATCTTGATCAATCACCGCTGAGCGAAAGGCGATGCCAGAATGGTGGATCAAGCAACAGTGGGTCCCATCGAAGGTGCGAGCACTGCGATGTGCATTTCTATTGGCATCACATGGATGATAGGCAGAAGCATTTCTTGAGACTCATGTTTGGCGATTTCCGTCAAGAAATC AGTATACCAGAGAAATTTGTGAACAATTTCAGAGGCAGGATATCTAAAGTTATGAAGCTAGAAGCTCCTGACGGAAACGTATACAACATTCAGGTTATCAATGATCTGAACAAGATAGTCCTTAGATCTGGATGGGCAGCATTTGCCAGTGCTTATGAACTAAAAGAGCATGACTTGCTGGTGTTCAGATACATTGGGGACTCTCACTTTAAAGTGCTAATATTTAACCCAAGTGGTTGTGAGAAAGAAGTATTCCACATTGTCATGAACCACACTCCTAATCTACCAGAAGCGGGCATATCTCATGATCGGTCATTCCTCAAAGAAACAAGGCATCGAGACTGCGAATCACGCGataataacagtaggaaaactaAAAAGATGACTCCGCTGTACTCTCCTTCACTGAGATCAG CTGAAGGTGTCACATCTCCAGAGGACACCCTGAATTCAGGTGGCCTTCGGGAAACCACCAAGCCTCGCTATGTCCTAGCAATGGGGTGCAATCTGACTACAGTGCAGAAGGCAGAAGTCAACGCGCTTGTGAGGAAAGTTAGGCCTGCTATTCCATTTTACATCACAGCCATGAACAAGACAAGTATGTCTGGATCTCTG GTCATCTGCAAGGATTACGCTGCCAAATACCTTCCAGATGAAGACCAATTCATCACACTCTGCCATCCTCATAAGAGCAACATATGGATAGATAATTTGAAGGTTATTACTGATGGTTCCCGCATGCTTTCTGTTGGCTGGTCGTGCTTCGTTCTCCACAACGAGTTGCGGGAAAGTGACATCTGCCTATTTGAAGTATCGAAAAACGACGGTGAAGTGACAATGGTTGTTCATTCTCTTGAAGGAGCTCATCACCTACAAG GGAAAGAGCTCGAATCTCAAAAAAAGCGCAGATATCCAGTTAAGGCCGAGGCCACCGAGGACGAGGAGAGTGACAAGGAACATGTTGAGTCCAACTACTACTACTCAAGGCATGCCAATGGCCTGACCAGCGATGAGCAAGAGGATATATTCAGGTCAGAGTTGATCCAACAGGGCAATCCCGTGTACATTGCCCTCCTGGGGAAGAATCACCTTAAAAAGAGGAACAACTTGCTG ACCATCTCTAGAAAGTTTGCGGCTAAGCATCTCGCAGCGAGGTCACATGACATCCTGCTCCTGAGACACAACAGGGGAAAGAAGTGGTGCGTGAGGTACTACTACCATTCGATCTTTAGGGGTTTCTGCAACAGTCCATGGACCAAGTTCGTCCATGACAACAAGCTGCGCGAGGGCCACATCTGCGTCTTCGAGCTGATCAAAGGCGTGCCTAAGGCGATGATGATTGTCCACGTGTTCAGGAAGGTTGATGGCAGGCTTGCTCTGCTGGACTAA